The DNA region TGGTGGTATGAAAGGCATGCCTAAGGTCATGGATGTCTTCAGTCAAGAAGGGTTTCCATTAGTTGAGGCATTGGATTTCTTTAAGAGATTAAGTGTCTGGTTATTTGGAAGGAGCAAGAGCCCGTGTGGGTATGTGAGGCATGCCTAAAGGTCATGGATGTCATCTGCCTGGAGGGGCTTCCATGAGTTGAGGCATTTGTTTTCTTTGAGAGATTTAAGTGAGATGGTGTAGACTAGGCATCCAATTCAGCCCAACTTCTGCTATTAATTATTAGATTACAATATGTAGTAAACTTCAAAATTCtattatccttttcattttttttcaccaaatctaaaactttcatgtGTGCTTAAATTTCATTATTTGGCATTCACTTGCACAACAGAAATATATTGCCTCTGCAaattttcttttgcttcatttgacTTCATGATATTTTTGTGCTAAGTGCATGCATgtgcttttctttttctttctttgtttcagCATTTGTTTCCACACTTGCTGTTGCAGCTTTCATTTGTGCAGTGCTTAATATTTCATGTTTTTGATTCAAAGATATGTCACATGACCACTGAAGCATTATAGAACCTTCTTTTTTGAACTGGAGGTACTATTCAATCGTAACTATGAGAGTACATTCATAGATATTGTTAAAATTAGGTGGCAGATCTTTCCTAAACAGCAATTCCTTCCTATGATGTCTTTCATATTGTGTTTCAGTTTATGCTAGTGATTTGACTCTTTTAGTGGACACTGTGATAATGATACTGTATGTTCTGTAAGTTTTCATGTAATTCACACTCATGCAAATTAAATCTTGGAAAGTGGGTTAAAATAACTTTGGAAatcttaagtaaaaaaaatgtttctttgaaaaattactttCCAGTTCTTTGGAAATAACCTTCCTGATAACTGATAAAATTTGTGtcatttttaaattctaaaattcattATTGCTTCTTAAAAGACAAAATTTTCCATATAACAGAGGAACATAAATAACATGTTTTGGAATCAAGCATTTCTGTTCTTTGGTTCTGAACTGTTTCCTTTATTACTTCTTAAATTGACTAAAAACTGAATATGTCAATACAGGAATGTTGAAGACACTTTCATCTGTTCTATTCATTGGCATAATAGCCTGGTCATATCAAGCAATTCAGCCTCCACCTGCTAAGATTTGTGGTTCCCAAGATGACCCTCGTGTTACTGCACCCAGAATTAAACTCAAAGATGGAAGGCATTTGGCCTACTTGGAGAATGGTGTTCCAAAGGAAACTGCCAAATACAAGATTGTGTTCATCCATGGTTTTGACTGTTGCAGATATGACATCTTCTCAATATCTCCAGTATTGATCATCTTTCTATGTcttttagttttccaaatattcTCCTATGAGATATTTGGCCAGTTGTAAGGGTTATGGATTGTGTATTTTCAGGCACTGATTGAAGAACTAGGGATTTATCTACTGTCATTTGATAGAGCTGGATATGGAGAGAGTGACCCTAACCCAAAGATGACAGAAAAAAGCACTGCATTAGATATTGAAGAGCTGGCAGATCAGTTAGGACTTGGAACCCAATTTTTTGTAATTGGGTTTTCAATGGGAGGAGAGATTGCTTGGACCACTCTTAAGTACATTCCACACAGGTATGAACCAGTCAGTTCAACTAGTTTATGAATGGTTTTCTTATTGTATTCTAGCAACTATGTGCTTTTTAACAATGGGAAGCCTTACAAGAATCATTTCTCCTTTGTACATCTTTTCTCTCCaaataggattttttttcttgGCTTCTAACTACATAGCGTTCTATATTCTATAACAGATGCTATGTTAAAGGCTTAAAGTCTAAACATCCAAACTCTTTAAACTTTGGAACTTCTATGGCTCTCACTTTTCCTTGATATTCTATGATACTAAAACCATACCTAACTGCATACCTACCATTATAATTTTGATAAAGGACACAGTAATTTAACATAGTATCTATTATGGGCCTTTTTGTGAATAACATATATTATAGTgattaaatgtaatattacaatgATGAATGATAGATATAAGCAAAATACCTTACGATGATGAATGGTAGAAATAAGCAAAATACGTAATTAAAACCTATATTTTGTCATGATATTAGAGTCATCCCGTGATACCCTAAGTCACATCAATCTCCTCTTTCCCGCTCCTTTCTCCTACACTCTTGAGACAATGACACCGTCTAATGATAACGGCAAgcctcatgtgttttcaatatgtgCAACGAGATTTAAATTCTCATGCTATCCCTCTTCATCTTCCACCTTTGAATTTTTCTCACCCTCTCTCATTTTCAAACAATGCTTTGAATTTTTATCCAATACCAACCTCTCGTCGATAAATATCCACACGCGTAACACCCTTTACACTGTCCCACTACATGACTGCTCACCCATTGTAGTCCTGTCGGCAACCTCTACATCGTCTCCTCTCATACGTATATTATCTGCATTGATTGCCTCCGCGATGCCACTATGTGCAGATCTCAGTCTCCCGTCTAAATTTGGGCTAGCCCCTCCATAGCTATAGTGAATCTTGATTAAAAAAACTTCTATTTAAAAATCTATCAATCAAATGTCAAGTTCCTTAACAACATCATATAATCCTTAAACTTTTCTAGTCCCATGAGTATTACCATAGAAAAGTTTAATTGAAGAATTATGATTTATGGGTTGCAACCTAGTCCATTAGAGaaagggagccttggcgcaacagtaaagttgttgtcatgtgatcaAAATGTCACatgttcgaatcctggaaacaacctcttgcaaaaagtagggtaagactgcgtacaacgGATCCTTTCCCGACCCTGCATggagggagcttcgtgcaccgggctgtcctttttttAACCTAGTCCATTAGAGTCTCATAGGAGCAAGTGTGATGCTTTGTTGCTTGCACTCCTCTGGTAACCATAGCTAGTAGTAGCTTTATGGTcaagggtcgattctcaggaactgacgatctggggtttaccccaccatacgCCTATGGCcatgtacctgcatttacctcccttcatatccgtggggccgacactaggggggccgttaaggtagcggatctatctttttttttataagcATCTTtcaataattcttctcatgctcagAGACAAATATCACATGTATTAGTGGATTCGAggctattatttttctaaaatttcctcTTAATCACATAAGATGTAAGGGCCATGTATATCATTTTGACCAACTCCTCATCTTTATGTTTCTTTGCACAATTCAGCTAGTGTTGGAACTCATGATGACGTAAATTTTGGGAGGCACCTTCATTATGTTAACATGAGAATGCCGAGGACATCTACGAGCTTTGTGGCACCATCTAACTCTTCAGTGAGTGGGTATCCAGAGGATTTCATGACAATAAAGGCCACTAGATGAGTTGCTCAGGCTGTAATAGTTGACACATTAAGCCTAAATGTACACACTTCGGCAAATTAGGGTATATCAGGGACTTATGCTATGCTTTTCATGGCTATCTACTAGGCTATCCTTTTCATTTAACTGTAGCTACTCAGAATCGTTCATCTTCTTGATTCCCTTTGGCTTTAGCTTGACTGTCATAGTTCCTATTGAGAAGTATACCTGCCTTCCTCAGCACCAAACTTCCAAAGATGTCACCTATCATAAAGAGGCATACTTACTGCATTATGATATATTACATTAACCCTTCTATTTGAATCCTTGACTCAATGCCTTTGGTCACATTTGGTAACATCTATTTATTTCCCACACTTACATCACTCAATTCACGTACAAATATCATACTTTGAAATACATTGGCAAAAGGCATTGGGTGGCTTTTGTTACTCCATCTTTGCCATTTTTCTCTATTCGTGTGGTTGATTTccctttaaatttattattagttACTAAGCTTGCTAAATTTTTACATTTCTGGACAATATTTAATAACTACTCTATTTTTATTCTAGATTAGTGAATGAGAAAGGTGATTAGCAACAAGCATGAAACTTGGGGGCTAAATCAACTATCTGCACCATATTCTTGTGGTTGAACACACTCATACACACTCATCTTTCTCTTTAAACTCGCTTTGGTCATCTGAGTATTCCTATTATTCAGAagatgatttctagtttgtctcATATTAAGTATTGAGAGTTAGTTGTATCGATTAGGCAAACATCTTTGGTTTGTATTTCCCAATATCCATAAATATGCTTGTGCATCGTCTTCTTTAGTTCATTGTGATATTAGGATTTTAGTAGGGTGTATTCCAATCTTGGTTTTAAATAGTTTATTACTTTTATTATGATTAttcaaatataattttcttttttcttgaAAAAAGTTTGTTCTAAAGTCTACTCTTATTTCTTCCTTTCGTTGAGATATGAATCCACTCAAACACTTCTCATTAACATGGTGCATGTTATCTTATAAACCATATGATTTCTTCTTTGTAGTTAGGTGCTTTTTACTATTTCATAAACCCAAGCTATTTTAGTATATTTGTTTTATTCATTTCTTATCTCTCttcataaataaatttagagTACTCTAATGTATCTTCCTTCACCATTCTTGGATATAAAAAGAGGAACTATTGGTACTCTCTTAAGGTATGTGTTTTTGTTTCTATCGATGTCGCTTTCTTTGAATCCACCCCATTTTTCATACTTTTCATATGCTTCTAAGTGTATGACTGAAGTGCCTCTAGTTTTTTTGTTTTGCCTTTATCATTCCATTACCTTTTCTTACTAGCTTGCTCACACTAAAGCTCTCATTGTTGAGGACTTATATAGTACACGACCATAAGTTTCCGTATTCACTCAACACCATCTCTTATCTCTTATTCTATATTCAAACTTTGACTTGGatctttgtatttttctttgaAAAGGTACTCATAACTCTTCTacctattattattttttcttgtttCCAATCTTATGTTGCATGCATATGTTAAAATATGCTTCAATGTTGGGTGACTCTGATAGTTTAACCAAGGTTTAGTCTTTGACTGAAATGATACTGATTTAGTATTGTGCCAACATTTTGATGCATGATACCGATAATGGATTAGAGGTTGAAGGGGGAAGGAGATAGAGTAGAGGAAGGAGACATTGTTGGTACCAAGTGGTATCAAGTTTCGATAATTTTGTAGAACGATACATTTCAACTGTTTCTCCCAGCATAGTACGAGATTTCAAATCATGATTTTAACCCCCTTCCTCCTTTGTTCCTTGCGACATGACTTCACAACTTCCACCTAATTCAATCACATGTCTTGCTTTGGTTGGGACTAACTCAACTCATATCAAGGTTTCCGACCTTGTCTCCATGCTACCTAATTATTTTATCTTTATGTCTTCTTTGGTTCCTTTTGATTCAAATCATATTTTGAACATATAAATctgaatataattaaattttggcTACCTAAAactttatatgtatatatttgaCTTTGAATAATCATATCACATGTTCTAAACTTTGTAGGTGACATTCTTAAGATTGTTTTCACATCCAAATAGATATACTATGGCCAAAGAGGTACAAACATCACATTTTAGTACTACATAGGAGTTGCTACCATTTCCTTTAGTGAGCCCACAATAGGTTGCACACGATTATTCACAATGAAGAGATCATCTTCAAGCATTATGGATCAATTGAAGGTTTAATGGTGGCTAAGAGATGCACATAATTAATAGTGACGAGTTATAATGGTGTATTTTGTCTCTATAATTGATCTCATCATATAATCTACCTTTTGCTTTTCTAAGATATCATATCCACTTTTAAAAGGATATAATATTATGATCTAGATTGCTTAATTGTGGAGGAAATTGTCCAATGTGCATTATGTACACTATAATATAAAGACCTCGATTGTGACATAGGACCTTGCTTGGAGCATTCTTAAAATAGTAACAAATCATTATGATGGCCTGCCAATGACAATGGAAGTTGAAAAATTGACTGATATACAACGAATAAGATGTTATGCCTCTAGCATACCATTTTCTTCAAACACATAAGTATATATTTCCCTTGTGAGATATGTCTCCTAGTAAATGAGTGACTTTTATAACTAGAAAATATTTATGATCATCTAATCTTTAGTTTGAAAGTGCTGATAAAGATAAAATTTCAACCTTGTGATTCCTCATCTCGCTTGATAATGTTAACTATAtaaacaataaaaagaatgctTTTTCAAACTGAGAGGTAATATGAAATGAATGATGTGAAATACTCCTAGTGATACCAACTAGAGATGACCAAAACTATATTTTCCAATTCATGTTCTAGGAATTTATTTCAATCCACGCAGAAGATTTTCAATTTTACACACTAAAAACCATACTCTGGATGAGCAATATATCAGTTGCTCCTAGCGGTTGGCTATAAGTTgaccccgtgatttaccttccttcATATAACCTGGGGACGGGCTGTGAGGGGTGCAGGGGATGTTGTAATAGCAGGCAACTGAAGATTTGCTATAAGAAAAGTGCTTTGTTCAGTGCAAAGCTGTCATCTCATTTATCATAGTTCTTCTGAAATCTTAGAAGAATCTAAAGATGAAATAAAATAGACAGATGAGGAAAAATAAGAATGTAATGAGAAAGGATGTAAGGTGGTgcatttatgagtaattttccttTCAGCATAGAAAGGTTAAGATTAGAAGTAGGCCTGAGTCATGGAGGGTTCTAGTAGGGTACTAGGATTGTGAAGAGTGATTATAATAGGCTTGGATCATGGTCATCTGTTATAGGTTTGTGATGGTAGAGTTTATGATGTTTAGTCGTTCTAAAGTAGAAGATGGTTGGACATGCACAGTATAGCAAATACCTCAGCTATAGACATATTTGGTAGGTGTGGTAGAGAAAAAGCAAAAAGAGTGAACACAATTAAATTACAATCAAGTCTCAACGAAGATAAATGATAGTCTAAGTAGACGATGATTACatactattttctttttcttagtaGAGCAATATCTAtagacatattttttttttagtagAGCAATATCTTTCTTATCTGGTAATTTATGTTTTGGCCTTTCTAGTGAAACATCTAACTTCTTTTGACATCTTCCATTGCACATATTAACAGGCTTGCTGGAGCTGCAATTGTCGCCCCTGCTTTCAATTACTGGTGGCATGGTTTTCCTTCCAATTTAACTACAGAAGCTTATAACCTGTTGTTCCCACAAGATAAATGGGCACTTCGAGTAACTCATTATGCTCCTTGGTTAACATACTGGTGGAACACTCAAAAATGGTTTCCTGGATCAAGTCTTATATATAAACGTACTGATAGTCTTTCACCTTCAGATCTAAAGGTTTCACCAAAACTTGCATCTAGAGAAAAATATAGGGTAATACAATCTTCCGTATATTCTTCTCCATTTATATCCCTTAGCACTAGGCACTGGCTTCTAGCTCATTTATGGTTCTTTCATGATTGAAATtgctttgatttatttattttctctttaatggTTTGATTGTTTTGTGATAATAATAGTAATCATCTCCTCCGGGGATAGCTATGTTGAGTCGTTCTCTAAATTCTATCATCAAATTTGAACTAAATTTTCTCTGTTGCGCTGGGACTTGACATACTTTAGATTCCTATACACAAGCATCTTGTATATATGTAATATAAAGATGATTAGTACTAACAAATGTGAATCTGGATGATTTAACATACTAAATATAGAAAAAAGGGAATATATCTTTATATTATCGCAGAGAGAAGATTTTGCTTAAGCTAGCACAGATGCTATACTTTGTTTATCTTTCACCCGGCTGTGATACATGATACTTGCATTTGCCTCTTATATTTTAGCAATCTTTTACCATAAGGGCATATTTGTTTTGATTGCGCTTCGTGAACCTTTGTCTCCTAATGTGCATCACTGTTAACTTTTTCTTTGCCAATTTTAAGAATTACAATGATGCCTTAAGCTTGCTGTGTAAATGACCAAATTGTTAGGCCACTCCCATTATTTGGAGGTCTTTATTTTGTCTATTTTCTAGTTTTCTAATCACATACAAAGTCCAAGCATCCCTCAAAGTTAGATTTTGTCGAAGCAACAGTTTGGCTGATACAACTGTGTATATCTGCATTCTAGGCAGAAATAAGGCAGCAAGGAGAATATGTCTCTCTTCATCGTGACCTGATGCTTGGCTTCCAGTGTTGGGAGTTTAGCCCATTGGAACTCGATAACCCCTTTCCTAATAATGAAGGATCTGTTCACTTGTGGCATGGCGTAGAGGATCGCATTGTGCCAGTGATGTTATCACGATACATCAGCCAAAAGCTATCCTGGGTTCACTACCATGAGCTTCCAGATGCAGGCCATATGTTCCCTGTCGCAGACGGCATGAGTGATGCTATCGTTAAGGCTCTTTTGCTGGGAAACAATTAACTTTTGCACATCTCCAGAGTCGATTTCAATTTCCTTTCATGTCAAAAAGTTAAAATGGTGAGCAGTCCAATTTCCCATATCActagtaaatgtatttgttttcAGGGTGTTAATTACTGTAAAATATTGCCCAGAAAAAAAGACAAATTTTGGAGAATGACTGGATTATTTTTAGCATGAGTATTTCAAGGGAAGTTGTATCATGGTATTTTGATCAGTAATATATATTTGTTTCCCAAGGCACGTTTAGTTTATCGATAGTTGAGATGGTGTCTCGATGAGAAGACCTGAAAaatttcttttattgatttcctATTCAACTTTGCATTGCactgaatatatatatttttaagcaCGATGATATAATTGAATAGGGTTAGGGGCTCTTCTAGTGAGGGTTAAGGGTTATGTTGACCATACTAGGAATAAACTTGAATTTGATTTGGATTTGTATTGTAATATTTTGTTCTTTTTTGGCATTTTAAACCTAGCATGGATTAGGGAAGTTTTGGTTTAGCTCATTTGGTAGTAAAAAGGTGAGTATCCCTCAGTTCATCCATAGGTTATGTAAAGAGAGGTAAATCACAGAATTAGTTTATAGCCGATCATCAAGTTGGCTAGGGATGAGAAGAGTTTATTTTTTTGAGGACATGCACTCGTCGAAAATTGATCTCTTACCCTATTATAATAAGTCTGTCATCCTCTAACTAACTGGACATTCAGTGGGAACATTCTTCTGATCTTCTTGCAACGCCACAAGGTGGAGGGAGAGATCTTCAAGCCTATTCCTTTCTCTTCAGGGTGACAAAAGTTGAATACGCTCACCCTCAGCGTCTCCGCCAACTTGTCCCAGGGcgaacatggaggaggtaaatcacgggcggctactagcctttggaatagtgactagcacataagggagatatttacctcggctttgccgagattcgaaccccagatttCATGGTGGCAATACCTCATGTGTTAGACACTAGACCATCCCAAGGGAACCTATTCCTTTCTCTTCATGCAATGATACAAGGTGGAAGCAAGTTGTCTCAACCTTTCCTTCCATGCATGATTTTTATTAGGCGAAGTCcttcatgatttacctcccttgttTGAGGAGACCATTTTGAAGAGGCCATTGAGGTAATAGTTTCACCTTTACTGCCAATGATACAAGGTGGAAGAGGTCATCTTCCCATATAAGATCATGTGAAAGAGAAATATtctctatgttttttttatatagttGACATTAGGTATTTAGCTTATGTCAATTAATATTGGAGTGACCGATCTAACGCTATGATAATTTTTCATCGATTACTAGTGTAAATCGAAAAGTCCATCAATCTAATGTTCTTATGTGAATCGTCTACTAAAAAAAATCTATCTGTTAATTTATCGAAACTGAAATTTAATTCTTAAATACCTAAGAAATTAAGAAGACACCGCTGCCCATTGTCCCTCCCCTCTTCATGCAATGCAAAGAGGTCATTTTCCTTCTCTTATCCACGCGAGAACTCCAACTACGTGAAACTTCTATCTCAATGGAAGAACATTAACCTGGCAAATTACTTAACACTCTTCATATTATTTTAGATTTATATGGGTAGAGCTATTGTAATTTATAGATTCTCGATAAGATTATTATTTAGGTCAAAAGTAGATCAACCTAAGTCTTTATCCAAAATTTAAAGGTAACCCGACTCGAGCTTTCAGTAGGTCAGCTTAGAAAGTCCTTCTATATGAAGATAGGTTGACCTAAGATTTGGGGCAAAGGTTTCTCCTTGGAAGAGTGTTATCACAAATCAAAAGATATTATACATTAACGTCTTTTGTGCCTCATAAAAATTTTCCATTGGCCACAAAGATAAATTGAAAAGTACTAGCAACAAATGATTTATCAATCCATCGCTCTTATATCAACcgtccattaaaaaaaatttatctattaatatattaaatttaagacTCAATCCttaaatatatgaaaaattaaaaagacaTCCGTTGCACTATTACCCTAGAGAGAAGTCATATATATCATTGGTTCAAGCATATTGCATTCTGACTAGGAATATGGATCAAAGCCTTAGACTAGATGAATCCCTTGGTTGCCATCATTCTCGTAGAGCACCAACATAGAATAACACTCCGTCCAAACATCCTACATTCTTTTACCAGCTCTTATCCGGGTTTATGAAAATGCCTATAAATTCAAATCCACCTAAAATAAATAACCATTTAAATTCTTTTTTGAGAATGGAATTTACACTAATGGACGTACAATGTCAAGAGACAGACCTCAAGTCCTAAATGAGAATCTCTCCGAGTTAAAACTTCATATAATGATTTGAGCTGCTCTTTCTCTATTCTCTTGGGTTAACTTTGTTCTGACCGATGAATGGCAGGTTGGCTTTCTTACTGCAGCTAACAATACAAGTGATTTAAGCAATAATGATGTCGATCAAACAATTGTTATATTGATGACATCTATTAAGATAGTTCCTGCTCGTGGAGATTTTGGTCATAGAAGTTGAGGCTACTAAATGGAGAACATTAGACATTGAACACAGTTCTTCAATAGCAGAATTAACAATACAATGCTTCACAATAACGCCAAAAAGGGGCCTAATATTAACAATCAGTTTGAGAGAACTAACTAAACTACATAAATGGTTATCACCTAGCGGAAATATTTAGAAGAATAACATGGGAGAGAATGGAAAAGCGGGGTTCAAGTGGGAATAAAGAAAGCATATACAACAAAACTGCTACAAAAAAGAACATTGTTAGTAATAGAACACAAGCTGCGTGCAAACAGGTTACAGAAGAAAAGAGCTGGTCAAAGTTCAGAAAGGATGGCAGGAATGTAGTGTGATAGCTCAGCTGTAAGGGACTGGAACCCATTTACAAGCTGCGTGTGGAAGTCTTGATCTTCTTCGCCAATCAGTCTAAAATGTACTCGGATTGCCCGTTTGCAAACGGCCATAAATTCAAGAAGGGCCGCAATTAGTTGCTGCAATTCTTGTGATCGGAGCCTCGTGGCAGGCTCACCTGACAAAAAAGCTTTGCATACACTAAGGACTCCAC from Zingiber officinale cultivar Zhangliang chromosome 4B, Zo_v1.1, whole genome shotgun sequence includes:
- the LOC121976895 gene encoding uncharacterized protein LOC121976895, which produces MAGPSRKISAASARSHTRKKARGGSSFFHRGMLKTLSSVLFIGIIAWSYQAIQPPPAKICGSQDDPRVTAPRIKLKDGRHLAYLENGVPKETAKYKIVFIHGFDCCRYDIFSISPALIEELGIYLLSFDRAGYGESDPNPKMTEKSTALDIEELADQLGLGTQFFVIGFSMGGEIAWTTLKYIPHRLAGAAIVAPAFNYWWHGFPSNLTTEAYNLLFPQDKWALRVTHYAPWLTYWWNTQKWFPGSSLIYKRTDSLSPSDLKVSPKLASREKYRAEIRQQGEYVSLHRDLMLGFQCWEFSPLELDNPFPNNEGSVHLWHGVEDRIVPVMLSRYISQKLSWVHYHELPDAGHMFPVADGMSDAIVKALLLGNN